The DNA sequence ATCCAGGTGCCTTGAACGGCGTGGATGCTGACAAGCTTTCGGCTTCTGCCAAAGCTATGGGACTTGCCATGAAGCCAATGCGTATCGCAACTCAGTCCAACAAGGTTAGCTGGACAGTGGCTGCCGCTGCTGGACTTGAATGGGCTAAGAAAGTCTTTCCAAATGCTGCGAGCGATGAAGAAGCAGTCGATTTCCTTTGGGACCAAATTTTCAAAACTTGCCGTGTCTACGAAGAAGATCCCGTTAAGGCTTGGGAAGAGCATGCTGCTATCCTCAAGAGCAAGGCAGAAATGCTCAATAAAGAACAATTCTCAGCCCTTCACTACACAGCTCCTGGAACAGACTTGACACTTGGATTGCCGAAAAATCACGTTTGGGAATCAGCTGGAGCTGTCAATGCTCAAGGCGAAGGTTTCTTGCCAAATATGCCGACAGAAGAAGTCTTTACGGCTCCTGACTTCCGTCGCGCGGATGGTTATGTCACTTCTACAAAACCACTTAGCTATAACGGAAATATCATTGAAGGGATTAAAGTAACTTTCAAGGATGGTCAAATCGTTGATATTACAGCTGAAAAAGGCGATCAAGTTATGAAAGATCTTGTCTTTGAAAATGCTGGTGCGCGTGCCTTGGGTGAATGTGCCTTGGTACCAGATCCAAGTCCAATTTCTCAGTCAGGAATTACCTTCTTTAATACCCTTTTCGATGAAAATGCCTCAAACCACTTGGCTATCGGTGCAGCCTATGCAACCAGCGTTGTTGGTGGGGCAGAGATGAGCGAAGAAGAGCTTGAAGCTGCTGGACTGAACCGTTCAGATGTTCACGTGGACTTTATGATTGGTTCGAATCAAATGGATATCGATGGTATCCGTGAGGATGGAACACGCGTACCGCTCTTCCGCAATGGAGACTGGGCAATTTAAGGAGAAGCTATGCTTGGAAGTATGTTTGTTGGTCTCCTAGTGGGACTCTTGGCAGGTGCTTTAACCAATCGTGGAGAGAGCATGGGATGCTTTGGAAAAATGTTTCTCGGCTGGATTGGTGCCTTTTTGGGCCACTTGCTTTTCGGAACTTGGGGTCCAATTATAGCAGGAACGGCCATTATCCCAGCTGTTTTAGGTGCTATGGTTGTCTTAGCTATTTTCTGGAGACGAGGAAGTTAATTTCTTAAATCCGATACTCAATGAAAATCAAAGAGCAAACTAGGAAACTAGCCGCAGGCTGTACTTGAGTACGGCAAGGCGACGTTGACGCGGTTTGAATTTGATTTTTGAAGAGTATGAAACGAAAAGGAGGTTGGTCATTGTACTAGCCTCCTTTTGAGTATGATATAATAGTTCTATGAGATTAGATAAATTTTTAGTTGCATGCGCTGTGGGAAGTCGGACGGAGGTCAAAAACTTGCTCAAGGCTGGACGCGTGACGGTTAATGGCAAGAAAGAAAAGTCAGCTAAACTGAAGATCAATGAAGAAAGAGATGAGATTCGTTTTGACGGTCAAGTGCTGGAGTATGAAGAGTTTGTCTACTACATGATGAACAAGCCCCAAGGAGTCATTTCGGCGACTGAAGATCCCAAGCATAGAACGGTTCTGGACTTGTTGGACGACTATGGACGTGCCAAAGAAGTCTTTCCTGTAGGACGTTTGGATATCGATACGCATGGTCTTTTGCTCTTGACCAATGATGGTCAGCTGGCTCATGCCCTTCTATCGCCCAAGCGTCATGTGGATAAAACTTACTTGGCTCAAGTCAAGGGAATCATGACCCAAGAAGATGTGGAAACATTTGGCAAGGGTATTCCACTTAAGGACTTTACCTGCCAGCCGGCAAAACTGGAGATTTTGTCGGTGGATTCAGATAAGGATGAGAGCCAGGTTCGGGTGACCATTGCTGAAGGGAAGTTTCATCAGGTCAAACGCATGGTAGCCTACTGTGGCAAGGAAGTGGTGGACCTACAACGTTTGACGATGGGAACTTTAGTCTTGGATGAGAACTT is a window from the Streptococcus oralis genome containing:
- a CDS encoding aminopeptidase, producing MVLPNFKENLEKYAKLLVANGINVQPGHTLALSIDVEQRELAHLIVKEAYALGAHEVIVQWTDDVINREKFLHAPMERLDNVPEYKIAEMNYLLENKASRLGVRSSDPGALNGVDADKLSASAKAMGLAMKPMRIATQSNKVSWTVAAAAGLEWAKKVFPNAASDEEAVDFLWDQIFKTCRVYEEDPVKAWEEHAAILKSKAEMLNKEQFSALHYTAPGTDLTLGLPKNHVWESAGAVNAQGEGFLPNMPTEEVFTAPDFRRADGYVTSTKPLSYNGNIIEGIKVTFKDGQIVDITAEKGDQVMKDLVFENAGARALGECALVPDPSPISQSGITFFNTLFDENASNHLAIGAAYATSVVGGAEMSEEELEAAGLNRSDVHVDFMIGSNQMDIDGIREDGTRVPLFRNGDWAI
- a CDS encoding pseudouridine synthase, whose product is MRLDKFLVACAVGSRTEVKNLLKAGRVTVNGKKEKSAKLKINEERDEIRFDGQVLEYEEFVYYMMNKPQGVISATEDPKHRTVLDLLDDYGRAKEVFPVGRLDIDTHGLLLLTNDGQLAHALLSPKRHVDKTYLAQVKGIMTQEDVETFGKGIPLKDFTCQPAKLEILSVDSDKDESQVRVTIAEGKFHQVKRMVAYCGKEVVDLQRLTMGTLVLDENLEQGEWRRLTKEELEELFASIA
- a CDS encoding GlsB/YeaQ/YmgE family stress response membrane protein codes for the protein MLGSMFVGLLVGLLAGALTNRGESMGCFGKMFLGWIGAFLGHLLFGTWGPIIAGTAIIPAVLGAMVVLAIFWRRGS